The genomic segment GTTGAGGCCGGATTCCTTGAGGATCTTGCGGCCCTCTTCGACGTTCGTTCCTTCAAGGCGAAGGACGATGGGTACCTGCACGTTGAGGTTCTTCGCCGCTGCGACCACGCCGGTGGCGAGACGATCGACGCGAAGGATGCCGCCGAAGATGTTGATGAAGATGGCCTTCACGTTCTTGTCGCTGAGCAGAATTTCGAACGCGTGCTCGATCTGTTCCTGCGTGGCGCCGCCGCCTACGTCGAGGAAGTTGGCAGGCGAGCCGCCGGCGTACTGGATGATGTCCATGGTGGCCATCGCAAGGCCCGCGCCGTTGACCATGCAGGCGATGGTGCCGTCGAGCTTGATGTAGTTGAGCGAGTACTTGCTGGCTTCGACTTCGAGCGGATCTTCTTCGTCCACGTCGCGCAGGGCCTTGATGTCGGCGTGACGGAAGAGCGCGTTGTCATCGAAATTGATCTTGGCGTCAAGGGCGAACAGCTTGTCGTCTTTGGTGGTGATGAAGGGATTGATCTCGACGAGCGAGGCGTCGGTTTCGAGCGTCGCCTTGTAAAGGCTCTGGAAGAACGCGACGGCCTGGTTGACCTGCGTGGGCTTGAGGCCGAGCGCGAAGGCGAGTTTGCGGGCCTGGTAAGCGCCCAGGCCGATGGCCGGATCGATGCTCTCTTTATAGATGGCTTCGGGCGTCTTGGCGGCGACCTCTTCGATCTCCATGCCGCCGGCCTGCGAGGCCATGAAGGTCAGTTTGCCGGTGGAGCGGTCGAGCACGATGCCAAGATAGAGCTCGCGGTCGATCTGCGCGGTCTCTTCGATCAGCAGGCGGCGGACCTTCTGGCCCTGGGGGCCGGTCTGGTGCGTGATGAGCTGCATGCCGAGGATCTTCTGCACGTGCTGCTCGGCTTCATCGCGGTTCTTGGCCACCTTCACGCCGCCGCCCTTGCCGCGGCCTCCAGCGTGAATCTGCGCCTTGACCACAACGCCCGATGCGCCCTCCGCGAAGAGCTTGCGCGCCACGGCGGCGGCCTCTTCCGGAGTGTTGGCGACTTCGCCCCTGGGAACGGGCACGCCGTATTTCGCGAGGATTTCTTTCGCCTGATACTCGTGAATCTTCATTGGATTGGAACCGCCACGGCCGCTGAGATTTGGGGTTTCGGAGAGCCTGGCTGGAGGAAATCCGGCCAGTGCAGGAACGAGCCAGCGGTAGAGAAAGCATAAATTGTGGGGGTTGAGGCGGGCAAACCACA from the Occallatibacter riparius genome contains:
- the sucC gene encoding ADP-forming succinate--CoA ligase subunit beta — encoded protein: MKIHEYQAKEILAKYGVPVPRGEVANTPEEAAAVARKLFAEGASGVVVKAQIHAGGRGKGGGVKVAKNRDEAEQHVQKILGMQLITHQTGPQGQKVRRLLIEETAQIDRELYLGIVLDRSTGKLTFMASQAGGMEIEEVAAKTPEAIYKESIDPAIGLGAYQARKLAFALGLKPTQVNQAVAFFQSLYKATLETDASLVEINPFITTKDDKLFALDAKINFDDNALFRHADIKALRDVDEEDPLEVEASKYSLNYIKLDGTIACMVNGAGLAMATMDIIQYAGGSPANFLDVGGGATQEQIEHAFEILLSDKNVKAIFINIFGGILRVDRLATGVVAAAKNLNVQVPIVLRLEGTNVEEGRKILKESGLNFQVGATMKEAAELVVAAAKEAK